The Parvibaculaceae bacterium PLY_AMNH_Bact1 genome window below encodes:
- the wecB gene encoding UDP-N-acetylglucosamine 2-epimerase (non-hydrolyzing) (Derived by automated computational analysis using gene prediction method: Protein Homology. GO_function: GO:0008761 - UDP-N-acetylglucosamine 2-epimerase activity [Evidence IEA]; GO_process: GO:0009103 - lipopolysaccharide biosynthetic process [Evidence IEA]) produces MAFKVVSVVGARPQFVKAAVVSRILGEDDAFSEVMIHTGQHYDDDMSDIFFRELNIPAPSYNLSIGSSSHGAQTGRMLQAIEEVLLEEKPDWVLVYGDTNSTLAGALAASKIHIPVAHVEAGLRSFNKRMPEEQNRIVADHLSTLLLTPTKSATENLLSEGVAQQRVEQIGDVMFDATLFAQGRARSGSSAIERHGLEPGGYVLSTIHRAENTDSLPRLEAILHGLASVAQQLPVVLPLHPRTRKLIQERPELEKASQCLRLLEPVGYFDMVDLEAGAAVIATDSGGVQKEAYFNAKPCVTLRDETEWVELVELGWNRLQPPASAELVEAAILGAIGTEGTKTGTPYGQGQSGGLVAAAIKKHAG; encoded by the coding sequence ATGGCCTTTAAAGTTGTGTCCGTCGTCGGCGCGCGTCCGCAGTTTGTCAAAGCGGCAGTTGTAAGCCGTATTCTAGGCGAGGATGACGCGTTTTCAGAAGTGATGATCCACACCGGTCAGCACTATGATGATGACATGTCGGACATCTTCTTCCGTGAGCTGAATATCCCGGCGCCAAGCTACAATCTTTCGATTGGGTCTAGCTCCCACGGCGCGCAAACCGGGAGGATGTTGCAGGCGATTGAGGAAGTACTATTGGAAGAGAAGCCAGATTGGGTTCTCGTATATGGTGACACAAACTCAACACTTGCTGGAGCGCTGGCTGCTTCGAAAATTCACATACCTGTAGCGCATGTTGAAGCTGGGTTGCGTTCGTTCAATAAGCGCATGCCCGAAGAACAGAATAGGATAGTTGCGGATCACTTATCGACGTTGCTCCTGACGCCGACAAAATCAGCAACTGAGAATTTGCTCAGCGAAGGTGTCGCGCAACAGCGGGTTGAGCAAATAGGTGATGTGATGTTTGACGCCACTTTGTTTGCTCAAGGACGTGCCAGGTCCGGATCAAGTGCGATCGAACGACACGGTCTTGAACCCGGTGGGTATGTGCTTTCAACAATTCATCGCGCGGAAAACACGGATAGTTTGCCTCGTCTCGAGGCAATTCTTCATGGTCTGGCGTCTGTGGCGCAGCAGCTTCCCGTCGTATTGCCTCTGCACCCTAGGACACGAAAACTCATTCAAGAACGACCTGAGTTGGAGAAGGCTTCCCAGTGTTTGAGGCTTCTTGAGCCAGTCGGATATTTTGACATGGTGGATCTGGAAGCCGGAGCAGCGGTAATTGCAACCGACTCTGGGGGAGTCCAGAAGGAAGCGTATTTCAATGCGAAGCCCTGTGTGACGCTTCGCGACGAGACCGAATGGGTGGAGCTTGTTGAACTTGGATGGAATAGGCTGCAACCACCCGCGAGCGCCGAACTTGTCGAAGCTGCAATTCTGGGTGCCATTGGCACTGAAGGCACGAAGACTGGCACACCCTATGGGCAGGGGCAGAGTGGCGGCCTGGTCGCCGCTGCGATTAAGAAACACGCAGGTTAG
- a CDS encoding enoyl-CoA hydratase (Derived by automated computational analysis using gene prediction method: Protein Homology.) → MTVYDEILYDVADRVATITLNRPDKLNAWTATMENSVRGAINDAAADDDVRAIVITGAGRGFCAGADMGGLQKIDANGDGRKRIVEKGEEADVSFDGDLGPSVLEHFEGRFGYMFECPKPIIAAINGPCAGIGLVMTLFCDMRIASDAAKFTTAFAQRGLVAEHGIAWLLPRLIGSANALDILMSARKFTGEEAARLGLVNRSVPGNALMGEVTDYAKGLAETTSPRSMTVMKRQVYKSLFQDFNSSTSMADTEMQSSFASEDFKEGVAHFVEKRAPNFSGK, encoded by the coding sequence ATGACCGTTTATGACGAAATTCTCTATGATGTAGCTGACCGTGTCGCGACCATCACACTCAATCGTCCCGACAAACTTAATGCCTGGACTGCGACCATGGAAAACAGCGTGCGCGGTGCCATCAACGATGCTGCTGCAGACGACGACGTCCGTGCGATTGTCATTACCGGTGCTGGTCGTGGTTTTTGCGCCGGTGCGGACATGGGCGGTTTGCAGAAAATTGACGCCAATGGCGATGGCAGAAAACGCATTGTCGAAAAGGGAGAAGAAGCAGATGTCTCCTTCGACGGTGACCTTGGGCCATCGGTACTGGAACATTTCGAAGGCCGGTTCGGCTACATGTTTGAATGTCCCAAGCCGATCATCGCTGCCATCAACGGTCCGTGTGCCGGGATCGGCCTGGTCATGACACTCTTTTGCGATATGCGGATCGCCAGCGACGCGGCAAAATTCACAACAGCCTTCGCCCAACGCGGCCTGGTCGCAGAACATGGCATTGCCTGGTTGTTGCCAAGGCTGATTGGGTCTGCGAATGCGCTCGACATTCTGATGTCGGCGCGAAAGTTTACGGGCGAAGAAGCGGCTCGATTGGGCTTGGTGAACCGATCCGTGCCCGGGAATGCGCTGATGGGTGAGGTGACTGACTACGCTAAAGGCCTTGCGGAAACCACTTCGCCCCGGTCTATGACTGTAATGAAGCGTCAGGTCTACAAATCCCTGTTCCAGGACTTCAACAGTTCCACATCCATGGCAGACACAGAAATGCAGTCCAGTTTTGCAAGTGAAGACTTCAAAGAGGGTGTTGCGCATTTCGTCGAAAAACGTGCACCCAACTTCTCAGGAAAATAG
- a CDS encoding VOC family protein (Derived by automated computational analysis using gene prediction method: Protein Homology.) — translation MTHQSNAVTRPFSLKGLDHIVLRTPDPATLTGFYVDVLGATVEREVPQFQLTQLRAGQSMIDVIGVESALAAADGRNVDHFCLRVDPWDETAMATYLRSRGLVVEESGIRYGAEGNGPSIYITDPEGNVVELKGPPSE, via the coding sequence ATGACACATCAATCCAATGCCGTTACCCGTCCCTTTTCCCTCAAGGGCCTGGACCATATCGTTCTGCGGACCCCAGATCCCGCAACGCTGACTGGCTTTTATGTCGACGTACTGGGCGCGACCGTTGAGCGTGAAGTTCCCCAATTTCAACTGACGCAGCTGCGCGCTGGGCAATCGATGATCGACGTCATTGGTGTCGAGTCTGCCCTTGCGGCCGCAGACGGGCGAAATGTCGACCATTTCTGTCTGCGCGTTGACCCATGGGATGAGACTGCAATGGCAACCTATCTCCGGTCCCGTGGCCTTGTGGTCGAAGAAAGCGGAATCCGATACGGTGCAGAAGGCAATGGCCCCTCCATCTACATCACGGATCCGGAAGGGAATGTTGTTGAACTAAAGGGGCCTCCGTCGGAATAA
- a CDS encoding nucleotide sugar dehydrogenase (Derived by automated computational analysis using gene prediction method: Protein Homology.), which produces MENSRGSLARDLLQKIKDSSAKVGVIGLGYVGLPLVELFCRQEFGVVGFDIDDTKVDRLNAGESYIGHIPSESVAALVSDHQFEATNDFDRLKEVDIIVCCVPTPLTRHREPDLSAIIATAQAILPRLQPGQLVILESSTFPGTTDEIVRPILEQNNLKAGKDFFLAYSPEREDPGNKTHTAKTTPKVVGADGDDALAVASAIYDRIIDATVMVSDSRTAEAVKLTENIFRSVNIALVNELKIIYDRMGIDVWEVIDAAASKPFGFMPFYPGPGLGGHCIPIDPFYLTWKAREFDVPTRFIELAGEINTQMPNYVLRKLADALNDNFSRSVKGSRILILGIAYKKDVDDMRESPSLVLIERLEEAGAVVDFHDPFIPSVPHTREHDALSGRASVDLTPETLQSYDAVLLSTDHTPVDYKMISMNAPLIIDTRNKAYRGSDAKAVIIKA; this is translated from the coding sequence GTGGAAAATTCAAGAGGCAGTCTAGCACGTGACTTGCTGCAAAAGATCAAGGATAGCTCAGCGAAAGTGGGGGTTATCGGCCTTGGATATGTTGGACTTCCCTTGGTCGAGCTTTTCTGTCGGCAGGAGTTCGGTGTCGTTGGGTTCGATATCGATGATACCAAGGTAGACCGGCTGAATGCAGGCGAGAGCTATATTGGTCATATCCCGTCAGAATCTGTCGCTGCGCTCGTGAGCGATCACCAGTTTGAAGCCACCAACGATTTTGATCGCCTTAAAGAAGTCGACATTATTGTCTGTTGCGTTCCAACACCCCTAACGCGCCATCGCGAGCCGGATTTGTCGGCGATTATAGCGACTGCACAGGCCATTCTTCCAAGGTTGCAGCCTGGCCAGCTTGTGATCCTTGAATCGAGCACGTTTCCCGGAACAACCGATGAGATTGTTAGGCCGATTTTGGAGCAGAATAATCTGAAGGCAGGCAAAGATTTCTTCCTGGCATACTCGCCAGAACGAGAAGACCCTGGAAACAAGACCCATACGGCGAAGACAACCCCAAAAGTTGTTGGCGCAGATGGTGATGACGCCTTGGCGGTTGCAAGTGCAATTTACGACAGGATCATTGATGCCACGGTCATGGTGTCTGACAGCCGAACAGCAGAAGCAGTAAAGCTGACCGAGAATATTTTCCGGTCAGTAAACATCGCCCTCGTCAATGAATTGAAGATCATCTACGACCGTATGGGCATTGATGTTTGGGAAGTTATTGACGCTGCAGCCAGTAAGCCCTTTGGTTTCATGCCTTTCTATCCAGGCCCGGGGTTAGGTGGACATTGTATTCCTATCGACCCGTTTTACCTGACCTGGAAGGCTCGGGAATTCGATGTTCCGACCCGATTTATCGAGCTGGCCGGTGAAATCAATACGCAAATGCCCAACTATGTATTGAGAAAACTGGCTGATGCGTTAAACGATAATTTTTCGCGGTCCGTCAAAGGGTCGCGAATTCTCATCCTGGGCATCGCCTATAAAAAGGATGTGGACGACATGCGTGAAAGCCCCTCACTGGTGCTCATTGAGCGGCTTGAGGAAGCCGGGGCTGTTGTTGATTTTCATGACCCCTTCATTCCTTCTGTGCCTCACACAAGAGAGCATGACGCGCTATCTGGCCGAGCGTCGGTGGACCTAACTCCAGAAACGCTCCAGTCATACGATGCGGTTCTCTTGTCCACCGATCACACGCCGGTGGACTACAAGATGATCTCCATGAATGCTCCTTTGATTATTGACACTCGGAATAAAGCGTATCGAGGGTCAGATGCCAAAGCAGTTATTATTAAGGCTTGA
- a CDS encoding SMP-30/gluconolactonase/LRE family protein (Derived by automated computational analysis using gene prediction method: Protein Homology.), translated as MAKFFGFLAVLLGILAAYLSFWPVQIDPVAWTPPEDVGKTGPFAANEALTALIRIAEGKGAGPEDTTVGPAGWLYTGYADGRIVRINPVDGAEADVTEIANTGGRPLGLQFDATGNLIIADALKGLLSLSPEGELSLLTDSLDGKKMIFVDDLDIASDGKVWFSDASTRFDLHDNLLDVVESRKTGRLLTFDPATGVTNVELDTLGFANGVALAADESFVLVNETFRYRVTRLWLTGPKAGQAEPFIENLPAHPDNLSRAPDGGFWIALVAPRSAELDELMPSPFWRKVLMRLPEAWRGSLIEPYGWVVKANEAGEVIANLQDPNGKYGTITSINERSGHLYMGSLTEEAVGRLPAP; from the coding sequence ATGGCGAAATTCTTTGGTTTTTTGGCTGTTCTGCTGGGTATTTTGGCAGCTTACCTGTCATTTTGGCCGGTGCAGATTGACCCGGTCGCCTGGACCCCGCCAGAGGATGTCGGCAAAACAGGCCCCTTTGCTGCCAACGAAGCGCTGACAGCTTTAATCCGCATCGCTGAAGGGAAGGGTGCCGGGCCAGAAGACACGACGGTAGGGCCCGCGGGCTGGCTTTACACTGGCTATGCAGATGGCCGCATCGTAAGGATCAACCCGGTCGATGGGGCTGAAGCCGACGTCACAGAAATTGCGAATACCGGCGGGCGGCCGCTCGGACTGCAATTCGACGCGACGGGCAATCTGATCATCGCGGATGCGCTAAAAGGACTGCTCTCTCTGTCTCCTGAGGGCGAGCTCAGCCTGTTAACCGACAGTCTCGATGGCAAAAAGATGATCTTTGTCGATGACCTAGACATCGCAAGCGACGGCAAGGTCTGGTTCTCCGATGCGTCTACTCGCTTTGACCTGCACGACAATCTGCTCGATGTCGTGGAAAGCAGAAAGACAGGCCGCTTGCTCACCTTTGACCCTGCAACAGGGGTCACAAATGTCGAGCTCGATACTTTGGGATTTGCCAATGGCGTTGCCTTAGCCGCTGACGAGAGCTTTGTATTGGTCAACGAGACGTTCCGCTATCGTGTGACACGTCTTTGGCTTACTGGCCCTAAAGCAGGGCAGGCGGAACCCTTTATTGAGAACCTGCCCGCACATCCAGACAACCTGTCCAGAGCCCCAGACGGCGGCTTTTGGATCGCGCTGGTGGCGCCAAGATCAGCAGAGTTGGATGAACTGATGCCATCTCCTTTCTGGCGGAAAGTCCTGATGCGTTTGCCTGAAGCCTGGCGGGGCTCTTTGATTGAGCCGTACGGCTGGGTCGTAAAGGCAAATGAGGCGGGTGAGGTGATTGCCAACCTCCAAGACCCGAACGGGAAATACGGTACGATCACCAGCATCAATGAGCGCTCCGGGCACCTTTATATGGGCAGTCTTACAGAGGAGGCAGTGGGTCGCCTTCCGGCGCCTTAA
- a CDS encoding glycosyltransferase family 4 protein (Derived by automated computational analysis using gene prediction method: Protein Homology.): protein MNVWIVNHFALTPDQPGGTRHFELAKELGSRGIDVTIIGASRQHISNRDHIPNGAKWAREQIDDVRFHWIKTPSSSSGYFSRVWNNVVFAASVVRRRGLSDLQSPEIVVGTSPDLISALSAYVVARFLKVPFVLEIRDVWPLSIVQIGLLSERHPVVFLLSLVERFLYRNASWIVTLLPGAHKHIIGLGGNADHITWIPNGITIGEQEPARASDIGPNGDFVLMYAGSHGNANNLDSLIEAAALLKQEGKHEGLKIRMVGDGPQKEALMRSARKLGLDFMVFEPAVPKSEIGGVLAEADAFCLVFYSRSIYDLGMSANKLFDYFAAGRPILMAFDANYNPVREADAGITVPAEDAASLAQAICDLRETNAERRREMGQNAQAYVNENHSMKILGGKYAELVMRVVSRSKGES from the coding sequence ATGAATGTCTGGATAGTGAACCATTTCGCGCTGACCCCTGATCAACCGGGTGGAACACGGCATTTTGAGCTGGCCAAAGAGCTCGGAAGCCGCGGGATTGACGTGACAATAATCGGTGCCAGCCGACAGCACATATCCAACAGAGACCACATCCCCAACGGCGCTAAGTGGGCTCGCGAGCAGATTGACGATGTCCGGTTTCACTGGATAAAGACACCTTCGTCCAGCTCCGGCTATTTCTCGCGTGTCTGGAACAACGTGGTGTTTGCCGCCTCAGTTGTTCGACGTCGAGGTTTGAGCGATCTGCAATCGCCAGAAATTGTTGTCGGAACATCTCCTGATCTAATTTCTGCTCTTTCAGCCTACGTTGTGGCGCGCTTTCTCAAGGTCCCGTTTGTCCTTGAAATCAGGGATGTGTGGCCGCTCTCGATTGTACAAATTGGTCTGCTTTCGGAGCGTCACCCGGTCGTCTTTTTATTGTCGCTCGTTGAACGTTTTCTCTATCGCAATGCAAGTTGGATTGTGACGCTTCTACCCGGGGCGCATAAGCACATCATTGGGCTCGGTGGAAACGCGGACCATATCACGTGGATTCCAAATGGCATTACGATTGGGGAGCAAGAACCCGCGCGTGCTTCTGATATTGGGCCCAATGGTGATTTTGTCCTTATGTACGCTGGTTCTCACGGCAATGCGAACAATCTGGACTCCCTCATAGAAGCCGCCGCTTTGCTAAAGCAGGAAGGGAAGCATGAAGGGCTCAAAATCCGAATGGTTGGAGATGGACCTCAGAAAGAGGCCTTGATGCGTTCAGCGCGCAAACTCGGATTGGATTTTATGGTGTTTGAGCCTGCAGTCCCCAAAAGTGAAATTGGTGGGGTGTTGGCAGAGGCTGATGCCTTCTGCTTGGTCTTCTATTCTCGCTCCATCTATGACCTTGGTATGAGCGCCAACAAGCTATTCGACTATTTTGCAGCAGGCCGGCCTATCCTTATGGCGTTTGATGCAAATTACAATCCAGTTAGGGAGGCCGATGCAGGCATCACCGTGCCTGCAGAAGATGCTGCCTCACTTGCCCAGGCGATCTGCGACCTACGAGAAACAAACGCGGAGCGGCGCAGAGAGATGGGGCAAAATGCGCAGGCATATGTGAATGAAAACCACAGTATGAAGATTCTTGGCGGCAAGTACGCTGAACTTGTGATGCGGGTGGTTTCGCGATCCAAAGGGGAATCCTGA
- the asnB gene encoding asparagine synthase (glutamine-hydrolyzing) (Derived by automated computational analysis using gene prediction method: Protein Homology. GO_function: GO:0004066 - asparagine synthase (glutamine-hydrolyzing) activity [Evidence IEA]; GO_process: GO:0006529 - asparagine biosynthetic process [Evidence IEA]) — MCGIAGIFSKEIKDLSDIQPLTISLAHRGPDGEGYTIRGADADCSHYKRSEIPSNPAGTLALGHRRLSIIDTSDGGHQPMASRCNDTVLTYNGEIYNYLELRAELERAGVSFRTQSDTEVVLEAYRYWGTDCFARFNGMWAMAIWDERRKRLVLSRDRFGIKPLNYLSIGQTLYFSSELKALLCLEDYRPRLDKEIAADFLRWGIVNHTNDTFFRDISTFPAGCFCVIDPQRPTVVSPQKFWEPSSSRLASSNLSLNEAEAQFRSLFSSAVALRLRSDVPVGACLSGGLDSSAIVYEATHSQPSGGGISTFTSASSLSDFDERRWSDLVNQACNTTPHTVFPEASEFMADLDHLVLTQEEPFPSASIYAQYLLMKKARDEQIPVLLDGQGADEALCGYRKYVAYSFLESFQERRWFDLLGDLTGWMRGGDKGLLQLSQGVRYLPKFLRRGDAEPLRDLVQPGIAGEWASSRPGSTLATYRSSERQIDDLLSFSVPALLRYEDRNSMAWSIESRVPFLDYRLIEFLLELPTSLKVRGGRTKTLMRGALKGQVADEILQRRDKMGFVTPMHVWMQGELRSEFANAFASSDFRLASLVNPSGAAALLDTSGPWTWAALNAVFRVFILDRWARLHGVTID, encoded by the coding sequence ATGTGCGGCATTGCCGGTATTTTTTCCAAAGAAATCAAAGACTTATCGGACATCCAACCCCTAACAATATCGCTAGCCCACAGGGGACCTGACGGCGAGGGATACACTATTCGAGGGGCTGACGCGGATTGCAGCCACTACAAACGCTCTGAAATACCCAGCAACCCGGCAGGAACTCTGGCTCTTGGACATCGACGCTTGTCGATTATTGATACAAGCGATGGTGGGCATCAACCTATGGCCAGCCGGTGCAACGATACTGTTCTGACCTACAATGGGGAGATCTATAACTACCTTGAGCTGAGAGCTGAGCTGGAACGAGCAGGTGTAAGCTTCCGTACCCAGTCAGATACCGAGGTTGTTCTGGAGGCTTATAGATATTGGGGAACTGACTGTTTTGCCCGTTTCAACGGTATGTGGGCAATGGCGATTTGGGATGAGCGTCGTAAACGCCTCGTCCTGAGTAGAGATAGATTCGGAATAAAACCCCTAAACTACCTCTCCATCGGACAAACACTCTATTTTTCGTCGGAATTGAAGGCTCTCCTGTGCCTGGAAGACTATCGACCCAGACTCGATAAGGAAATAGCGGCCGATTTTCTGCGGTGGGGCATTGTCAATCACACCAACGATACTTTTTTTCGCGACATTTCAACATTTCCAGCGGGGTGTTTTTGCGTCATTGACCCTCAGAGACCAACGGTCGTCTCGCCACAAAAGTTCTGGGAACCTTCAAGCAGCAGGTTAGCCAGCAGCAATCTTTCCTTGAATGAGGCCGAGGCTCAGTTTCGGTCTCTATTTAGCTCAGCTGTTGCTCTAAGGCTCCGCTCCGATGTTCCTGTCGGCGCCTGTTTGTCCGGCGGATTGGACAGTTCTGCTATAGTCTATGAAGCCACCCACAGCCAGCCTTCCGGGGGCGGAATTTCAACATTTACGTCCGCCTCCTCGCTCTCAGATTTTGATGAGCGCAGATGGTCAGATCTCGTCAATCAGGCTTGCAACACCACACCTCATACAGTGTTTCCCGAAGCTTCTGAGTTTATGGCTGATCTTGATCATCTGGTGCTTACCCAGGAAGAGCCGTTCCCGTCAGCAAGCATCTACGCTCAATACCTGCTCATGAAAAAAGCCCGGGACGAACAGATTCCGGTGCTGCTTGATGGCCAGGGCGCGGATGAAGCCTTATGTGGCTATCGCAAGTACGTCGCATACTCTTTTCTGGAAAGCTTCCAGGAAAGACGATGGTTTGATCTTTTGGGCGATCTTACCGGCTGGATGCGGGGCGGCGATAAGGGTCTGCTGCAGTTATCACAGGGGGTCAGATACCTTCCGAAGTTCTTGAGGCGTGGTGATGCCGAACCTCTTCGCGATTTGGTTCAACCGGGCATCGCAGGCGAATGGGCCTCAAGCCGACCAGGAAGCACTCTGGCAACATATCGGTCAAGCGAACGCCAGATTGATGACCTTCTCAGCTTTAGCGTTCCAGCGCTTCTCAGATACGAAGATCGCAACTCCATGGCGTGGAGTATCGAGAGTCGAGTTCCGTTTCTCGACTACCGATTGATTGAGTTCCTGCTTGAGCTTCCTACCAGTCTGAAAGTCCGCGGAGGTCGCACAAAAACACTTATGCGAGGGGCATTGAAGGGCCAGGTCGCAGACGAAATACTGCAACGTCGCGATAAAATGGGCTTTGTTACGCCTATGCATGTGTGGATGCAGGGCGAGTTGCGGTCAGAATTCGCGAATGCTTTTGCTTCTTCCGATTTCAGGCTTGCATCGCTCGTAAACCCATCAGGGGCGGCGGCACTTCTCGATACAAGCGGGCCCTGGACGTGGGCGGCTCTAAATGCTGTTTTTCGTGTGTTCATTCTCGATCGCTGGGCACGGCTACACGGCGTCACGATCGATTGA
- a CDS encoding alpha/beta fold hydrolase (Derived by automated computational analysis using gene prediction method: Protein Homology.), which produces MAAFLLIHGAWHDERCWELLVPQLAARGHAVHTLTLPGHWNRSLPSYQISLRRYGEAICASARQIGEPVTLVGHSMGGMAISRAAEMQPNLFDQLVYLTAYLPRLNKWTRMRSLALGDKHTRLWPAVRTDWLRFRAHIKPELAAETFYHDCPQGLADRAVERLCSQSGLPIVEFDKITSEGAGSRPMTYIECLKDRVISPELQKQMQAHAPFKEVLTLDSSHSPFLSQPTVLAEMLHGVAGGRVSKQKPAGSRHAKLAARKGVGIPPLAEVKAG; this is translated from the coding sequence ATGGCAGCGTTTTTGCTGATTCACGGTGCGTGGCATGACGAGCGGTGTTGGGAGTTACTTGTTCCTCAACTCGCGGCGCGTGGACATGCTGTGCACACGCTGACGCTTCCGGGACATTGGAACAGATCCCTTCCCAGCTATCAGATTTCTCTTCGCCGATATGGAGAAGCCATTTGCGCGTCTGCTCGGCAGATTGGCGAACCGGTCACTCTGGTTGGGCATTCAATGGGTGGCATGGCAATCTCTCGTGCTGCGGAGATGCAGCCGAACCTTTTTGATCAACTCGTCTATTTGACTGCGTACCTTCCTCGTCTGAACAAGTGGACACGGATGCGTTCCTTGGCATTGGGCGATAAACATACCCGGCTCTGGCCGGCGGTTCGTACGGATTGGTTGCGGTTTCGAGCCCATATAAAGCCCGAGCTTGCCGCCGAAACCTTTTATCATGACTGTCCACAGGGCCTCGCTGACAGGGCGGTCGAAAGGCTATGCAGCCAATCAGGCCTCCCTATTGTGGAGTTTGACAAGATCACGAGTGAGGGCGCCGGCAGTCGGCCGATGACCTATATTGAATGCCTTAAAGACCGCGTCATTTCGCCGGAACTGCAAAAGCAGATGCAGGCACACGCACCTTTCAAAGAGGTTTTGACCCTCGACAGTTCGCATTCGCCGTTCCTCTCCCAACCCACAGTGCTAGCCGAAATGCTCCACGGAGTTGCGGGTGGCCGCGTCTCAAAACAAAAGCCCGCCGGCTCCCGGCATGCAAAACTAGCTGCACGCAAAGGCGTCGGGATTCCACCTCTTGCTGAGGTAAAAGCTGGATAA